In Jeotgalibaca arthritidis, a single genomic region encodes these proteins:
- the gcvT gene encoding glycine cleavage system aminomethyltransferase GcvT: MTELKQTPLFDYYQKNQVKLVDFGGWAMPIQFTGIIKEHEAVRERLGLFDCSHMGEIEVSGSGAEAYLNHLVTNNVSKMTDGSVQYNIICQENGGAIDDVMIYRFNQEKFVVVPNASNADRVWTWMGSYLTKDAQIENKTAAIGLIAVQGPLAESALQSLTDQPLSEIGRHRFIEDARIADYRLSFISRTGYTGEDGFELYLPAEDTTAVWEEILKASEAVGGLACGLGARDTLRLEAGLPLYGQELSEDISPIMAGVGFAVKTKKAAAFIGQSALRQQREEGTTHKVVGFEVSERGIPRHGYTVLNQDGHPIGEVTSGTQSPTLKKGIGMALIQSDHSEIGTDILIEIRNKTVAAKVTSKTFLN, encoded by the coding sequence ATGACTGAGCTAAAACAAACGCCCCTTTTTGATTATTATCAAAAAAATCAGGTGAAACTTGTTGATTTCGGTGGATGGGCAATGCCTATTCAGTTTACTGGTATCATTAAGGAACATGAGGCTGTAAGAGAGCGATTAGGATTATTTGATTGTTCTCATATGGGGGAAATTGAGGTAAGCGGTAGTGGAGCAGAAGCCTATTTGAATCATTTAGTCACTAATAACGTGAGTAAGATGACTGATGGGTCAGTGCAATATAATATTATTTGTCAAGAAAATGGCGGTGCCATTGATGATGTGATGATTTATCGCTTTAATCAAGAAAAATTTGTGGTGGTGCCAAATGCATCTAACGCCGATCGCGTGTGGACATGGATGGGAAGCTATCTAACCAAGGATGCGCAGATTGAAAATAAAACAGCTGCAATTGGTCTGATTGCTGTACAAGGACCTTTAGCAGAAAGTGCGCTCCAGTCATTAACAGACCAACCTTTGTCAGAGATAGGCCGTCATCGTTTTATTGAAGATGCACGTATTGCGGATTACCGCTTATCATTTATATCAAGAACAGGTTATACGGGGGAAGATGGGTTTGAACTTTACTTGCCTGCGGAAGACACAACTGCCGTATGGGAAGAAATACTAAAAGCCAGTGAAGCTGTTGGCGGATTAGCTTGTGGGTTAGGTGCACGAGATACCCTAAGACTCGAAGCAGGATTGCCTTTATATGGGCAAGAATTATCAGAAGATATTTCGCCGATTATGGCTGGAGTAGGATTTGCTGTTAAAACCAAAAAAGCAGCAGCTTTTATTGGTCAATCAGCTTTACGACAACAAAGAGAAGAAGGCACAACTCATAAAGTAGTTGGCTTTGAAGTTTCAGAACGTGGCATTCCTCGTCATGGTTACACCGTATTGAATCAGGATGGTCATCCGATTGGAGAAGTGACATCCGGTACACAGTCACCAACTTTGAAAAAAGGGATTGGTATGGCTTTAATACAAAGTGATCATAGTGAAATTGGAACAGATATTCTAATTGAAATTAGAAATAAAACTGTGGCAGCTAAAGTAACGAGTAAAACATTTCTAAATTAA
- a CDS encoding pyruvate carboxylase translates to MKKVLVANRGEIAIRIFRALSELDISTVGVYAQEDAGAVHRFKADEAYLVGEGKKPIEAYLDIEGLIKIAKDSGAEAIHPGYGFLSENIDFARRCQEEGIIFIGPKLEHLDIFGDKIKAKKAAVAAGIQAIPGSDGPVSSVDDVVAFGNEHGYPIIIKAALGGGGRGMRVAHSDEEAIEGFNRAKSEALSSFGSDEIYVEKYISNPKHIEVQILGDLHGNVVHLYERDCSVQRRHQKVVEVAPCINMSDDLRNEICESALQLMQHVGYVNAGTVEFLVEGDKFYFIEVNPRVQVEHTITELITGIDIVQAQIQIAQGLDIHKDIQIPEQANIPLIGAAIQCRITTEDPLNNFFPDTGKINTYRSPGGFGIRLDSGNGFQGTVVTPFFDSLLVKACVHSLNFQQAIKKMDRALTEFRIRGVKTNMPFLRNVIRHPEFISGDAKTTFIDSTPDLFVFPKTLNRGNKTLSYISNITVNGFPGIPRGEKKFYETPRLPENIQLPEKKIITAKTILDEKGADAVSKWVLEQENVLLTDTTFRDAHQSLLATRIRTNDLLTIAESTQAGIPQLFSNEMWGGATFDVAYRFLNEDPWERLARLRQLMPNTLFQMLFRGSNAVGYQNYPDNGIEAFIQAAAKNGIDVFRIFDSLNWTKQMEKSIQFVRDTGKIAETAICYTGDINDPTETKYTVDYYKNMAKELESLGAHIIAIKDMAGLLKPQAAYRLVSELKETISLPIHLHTHDTSGNGIYTLAAATRAGVDIVDVAQSAMSGTTSQPSMSSFYYALEGTERAPELNINNVQQINRYWEDTRKYYDIFEAGIHTTSTEVYNHQMPGGQYTNLQQQAKAVGLEDQWDTVKERYSVVNEMFGDIVKVTPSSKVVGDMALFMVQNDLSEEDVYEKGLEIDFPASVVSFFKGDLGQPEGGFPEKLQAIILKDEAPLTDRPGSLREPIDFDALKKELADKISWEPSDEDVLSYLMYPEVFLGYAQTHDAYGDITKLDTPTFFHGMRSGEQIEVTIEKGKTLIVKLNQVGEPDAEGKRVVYFELNGQGREVLVKDASITSTKAIRKKAEPTNKQHVAATMPGSVLEFLVKKGDRVRKGDPLVITEAMKMETTIRSSANGVADQFYVIEGDQIDAGDLLIEIAKK, encoded by the coding sequence GTGAAAAAAGTATTAGTAGCTAACCGTGGTGAAATTGCCATCCGTATTTTTAGAGCATTAAGCGAGTTGGACATTTCAACAGTTGGTGTATATGCACAAGAAGATGCTGGTGCTGTTCACCGCTTTAAAGCTGATGAAGCGTATCTTGTTGGAGAAGGCAAGAAACCAATTGAAGCCTATTTAGACATTGAAGGACTTATTAAAATCGCAAAAGACTCCGGTGCAGAAGCCATTCATCCTGGCTATGGATTCCTATCTGAAAACATTGACTTTGCACGCCGTTGTCAAGAAGAAGGTATTATTTTCATCGGTCCTAAATTAGAACACTTAGATATTTTTGGAGACAAAATTAAGGCAAAAAAAGCTGCTGTAGCTGCGGGTATTCAAGCGATTCCTGGTTCTGACGGCCCTGTCTCATCAGTTGATGATGTCGTGGCATTTGGAAACGAGCATGGCTATCCAATTATTATAAAGGCCGCACTTGGTGGTGGTGGACGTGGTATGCGTGTCGCTCATTCCGATGAAGAAGCAATTGAAGGCTTTAACCGTGCTAAAAGTGAAGCTCTATCATCATTTGGTAGTGATGAAATTTATGTTGAAAAATACATCAGTAATCCGAAACATATTGAGGTTCAAATTTTAGGGGACTTACATGGCAATGTCGTTCACCTTTATGAACGTGACTGTTCAGTTCAACGCCGCCACCAAAAAGTGGTTGAAGTTGCGCCTTGTATCAATATGTCAGACGACCTACGTAATGAGATTTGTGAGTCTGCTTTACAATTAATGCAGCATGTTGGCTATGTGAATGCTGGAACTGTTGAGTTTCTCGTTGAGGGAGATAAATTCTACTTCATTGAAGTTAACCCACGTGTTCAAGTTGAGCATACTATTACAGAATTAATTACAGGCATTGATATTGTTCAAGCCCAAATTCAAATTGCCCAAGGACTTGATATCCATAAAGATATTCAAATTCCTGAGCAAGCTAATATTCCATTGATTGGTGCAGCTATTCAGTGTCGTATTACAACAGAAGATCCATTGAATAACTTCTTCCCTGACACTGGGAAAATTAATACCTACCGTTCTCCAGGTGGTTTCGGAATCCGTCTCGACTCGGGTAATGGTTTCCAAGGTACAGTTGTCACACCTTTCTTCGACTCATTGCTCGTTAAGGCTTGTGTACATTCCTTGAACTTCCAGCAAGCGATCAAAAAAATGGACCGTGCGCTGACAGAATTCCGTATTCGTGGCGTTAAAACGAATATGCCATTTTTAAGAAATGTGATTCGTCACCCTGAATTTATTTCAGGCGATGCGAAAACAACTTTTATCGATTCAACACCTGACTTGTTTGTTTTCCCGAAAACATTGAATCGTGGGAATAAAACACTGTCTTATATTTCTAATATTACTGTCAATGGCTTCCCTGGTATTCCTCGTGGCGAAAAGAAATTCTATGAAACACCACGTTTACCAGAAAATATTCAACTACCTGAGAAAAAAATCATTACAGCTAAAACGATATTAGATGAAAAAGGCGCCGATGCCGTAAGTAAATGGGTATTAGAACAAGAAAATGTCTTACTAACTGATACGACTTTCCGTGATGCTCATCAAAGTTTACTAGCTACGCGTATTCGGACAAACGATTTATTAACTATCGCAGAATCAACACAAGCAGGAATCCCACAATTGTTCTCTAACGAGATGTGGGGAGGCGCAACCTTTGACGTGGCCTATCGCTTCCTAAACGAAGACCCTTGGGAACGTTTAGCCCGTTTACGTCAATTAATGCCGAATACTCTCTTCCAAATGTTGTTCCGTGGATCAAATGCTGTTGGTTATCAAAACTATCCTGATAATGGCATTGAAGCCTTTATTCAAGCAGCAGCTAAAAATGGCATCGATGTTTTCCGTATTTTTGATAGTTTAAACTGGACGAAACAAATGGAGAAAAGTATCCAATTTGTTCGTGATACGGGTAAGATTGCTGAAACGGCTATCTGTTATACAGGTGATATCAACGATCCAACTGAAACAAAATATACTGTTGACTACTACAAAAATATGGCGAAAGAATTGGAAAGTTTAGGTGCCCATATTATTGCTATTAAAGATATGGCTGGTTTATTAAAACCACAAGCAGCTTATCGCTTAGTATCAGAGCTGAAAGAAACAATTTCCTTACCAATTCATTTACATACTCACGATACAAGTGGCAATGGTATTTATACATTGGCTGCTGCAACACGTGCTGGCGTTGATATTGTCGATGTTGCACAAAGCGCGATGAGTGGCACAACTAGTCAACCTTCGATGAGTAGTTTCTACTATGCACTTGAAGGAACAGAACGTGCGCCTGAATTAAATATTAATAATGTTCAACAAATTAACCGCTATTGGGAAGATACACGTAAATACTACGATATTTTCGAAGCGGGTATCCATACAACGTCAACAGAAGTGTATAACCATCAAATGCCTGGTGGTCAATATACTAACTTGCAACAACAAGCAAAAGCTGTTGGTTTAGAAGACCAGTGGGATACAGTAAAAGAACGTTATTCTGTGGTTAATGAAATGTTTGGTGACATCGTTAAAGTAACACCTTCTTCAAAAGTAGTCGGCGATATGGCCCTATTTATGGTTCAAAATGACTTATCTGAAGAAGATGTCTATGAAAAAGGGCTTGAGATTGACTTCCCTGCTTCAGTTGTCAGCTTCTTCAAAGGTGACTTAGGTCAACCAGAAGGTGGCTTCCCTGAAAAACTTCAAGCAATTATCTTGAAAGATGAAGCACCGTTAACTGACCGACCTGGTAGTCTGCGTGAGCCAATTGATTTTGATGCACTTAAAAAAGAATTGGCTGATAAAATATCATGGGAACCGAGCGATGAAGACGTCCTTTCTTACTTAATGTATCCAGAAGTATTCCTTGGCTACGCACAAACTCATGACGCTTATGGTGATATTACAAAACTTGATACACCAACTTTCTTCCACGGCATGCGCTCTGGTGAGCAGATTGAAGTAACCATTGAAAAAGGTAAAACCTTAATTGTCAAACTCAACCAAGTTGGTGAGCCTGACGCTGAAGGTAAACGTGTCGTTTACTTTGAATTGAATGGTCAAGGACGTGAAGTCTTAGTGAAAGATGCAAGTATTACATCAACAAAAGCCATTCGTAAAAAAGCTGAGCCAACGAACAAACAACACGTTGCCGCAACTATGCCAGGGTCTGTTCTGGAATTCTTAGTTAAAAAAGGCGATCGTGTCCGCAAGGGTGACCCTTTAGTTATCACTGAAGCAATGAAGATGGAAACAACGATTCGTTCTTCTGCTAATGGTGTCGCTGATCAGTTCTACGTTATCGAAGGTGATCAAATTGATGCTGGCGATTTATTAATTGAGATTGCTAAAAAATAG
- a CDS encoding acyl-CoA thioesterase, giving the protein MNKHFYEHKTQYYETDQMRIIHHSNYIRWFEEARIDFMDQMGMSYDQMEKMGVIIPVLSVSADYKSMVRFGETVIIQTTISSYNGVKLALDYQVTDKETGDLRTMGSSLHCFLNEAGRPVSLKRRAPVIHQLFLDASK; this is encoded by the coding sequence TTGAATAAGCATTTTTATGAACATAAAACCCAATATTATGAGACTGACCAAATGAGAATTATCCACCACTCGAACTATATTCGTTGGTTTGAAGAAGCCCGCATTGACTTTATGGATCAAATGGGAATGAGCTACGACCAAATGGAAAAAATGGGAGTTATCATCCCTGTTCTTTCTGTTTCAGCTGACTATAAATCCATGGTTCGTTTTGGCGAAACAGTTATTATTCAAACAACTATTAGCTCGTATAACGGTGTGAAGCTGGCTTTGGATTATCAGGTTACTGATAAAGAAACAGGTGATTTGCGAACAATGGGTTCAAGCCTACATTGCTTCCTAAATGAAGCTGGACGTCCTGTTTCATTAAAACGAAGAGCGCCAGTCATTCATCAACTCTTTTTAGATGCTAGTAAGTAA
- a CDS encoding NUDIX hydrolase codes for MLDQIEDLLKNRPCQPLGKQRFFSVMLPLIQREGEWHILYEVRGTRISQPGETSFPGGAVEANESFEEAAVRETMEELNVEQSDIRVLGEIDYIVSEFAVIHCFVGVIDKPFDSIQFSKAEVASIFTIPLSYFLENRPTYYVSDYQLNHPEDFPFDRIPNGKNYQFKTGQHLIPFYDLNGHSLWGFTANLTDHFVEILEENKTK; via the coding sequence ATGTTAGATCAAATAGAAGACTTATTAAAAAATCGTCCGTGTCAGCCATTAGGCAAACAACGTTTTTTCTCAGTTATGTTACCCTTGATTCAACGAGAGGGTGAATGGCATATTTTATATGAAGTGAGAGGGACACGTATTTCCCAACCGGGTGAAACTTCATTTCCAGGTGGGGCAGTTGAAGCCAATGAGAGTTTCGAAGAAGCAGCTGTTCGTGAAACCATGGAAGAATTGAATGTTGAACAATCAGATATTCGTGTATTGGGAGAAATTGACTACATTGTTAGTGAGTTTGCAGTCATCCATTGTTTTGTAGGTGTCATTGATAAGCCATTTGACTCAATTCAGTTTAGTAAAGCTGAAGTTGCTAGCATTTTTACGATTCCTCTATCCTATTTTTTAGAAAATCGTCCAACCTATTATGTGTCCGATTATCAATTAAATCATCCAGAAGATTTTCCTTTTGACCGTATTCCAAATGGGAAAAATTATCAATTTAAAACTGGCCAACATCTGATTCCGTTCTATGATTTGAATGGGCATTCATTGTGGGGCTTTACCGCGAATTTAACAGATCATTTTGTAGAAATATTAGAAGAAAATAAAACCAAGTAA
- a CDS encoding tocopherol cyclase family protein, whose product MMTSTGKGYIEKDWGRSFPKNYIWIQSNHFNDNQRSLFFSYAHIPYRRLKIRE is encoded by the coding sequence ATGATGACATCAACTGGAAAGGGCTATATCGAAAAGGATTGGGGTCGGAGTTTTCCAAAAAACTATATTTGGATTCAGAGCAACCATTTCAATGATAACCAACGCAGTTTATTTTTTTCTTATGCCCATATCCCTTACAGACGATTGAAGATAAGGGAATAA